The following coding sequences are from one Brassica napus cultivar Da-Ae chromosome C7 unlocalized genomic scaffold, Da-Ae chrC07_Random_29, whole genome shotgun sequence window:
- the LOC125594981 gene encoding uncharacterized protein LOC125594981 produces MLRPYFQTHPIVVGTSFNVKLVLHKPEVSGRLAKWAVELGEYDVIFRPATAIKSPVLADFVAEFSSALLPALEQEVRLRGETKEEVEWILHVDGSSNVRGAGMGIVLTSPTGNTASRAVRCNFKATNNESEYEALIVGLTLVHQMGAKNIQGFDDFQLIINQNFKSCKLTQIPREQNSQADALANLWSALEANSQMSTPLLVLQLPATLEEPPSEEVSAVEEGETWMTPLVRYLEADILPEDRNKARKIKKQAARYCISQEKLYRRSFSGPYLRCVTPREAARIFVELHEGDCGTNSSGKSLVLRARKAGYYLPTMAADADKQAKHCDKCQRHSPVSKLPPKNLKSISSPWPFRKWGMDIVGKFPMVPGQKVFLLIVTDYFSKWVKVEALSSITNLQIYKFLWTYVITLFGVPRIDNRYREPRHIP; encoded by the exons ATGCTACGACCCTACTTCCAGACTCATCCAATCGTGGTTGGTACCTCCTTCAATGTAAAGTTGGTCCTCCACAAACCCGAAGTCTCCGGACGCCTAGCCAAATGGGCTGTGGAACTAGGGGAGTACGACGTAATATTTCGACCTGCCACGGCTATAAAGTCACCGGTCCTAGCGGACTTCGTGGCTGAATTCTCCTCTGCCTTACTCCCAGCTTTAGAGCAGGAGGTACGCCTCCGAGGCGAAACTAAGGAAGAGGTAGAATGGATCCTGCACGTTGATGGATCCAGCAACGTTAGAGGAGCTGGAATGGGAATAGTGCTTACCTCGCCGACGGGGAACACAGCCTCTAGGGCCGTGAGATGCAACTTCAAAGCAACCAACAATGAAAGCGAGTACGAGGCCCTAATCGTAGGTCTAACTCTCGTCCACCAAATGGGGGCAAAAAACATCCAGGGCTTCGACGACTTCCAGCTGATAATCAACCAG AATTTCAAGAGCTGCAAGCTCACTCAAATCCCCCGGGAACAAAACTCGCAAGCCGATGCCCTGGCTAATCTGTGGTCCGCCCTCGAAGCGAATAGCCAGATGAGTACACCCTTGCTTGTGCTTCAATTGCCAGCCACCCTGGAGGAACCCCCGTCAGAGGAGGTCTCTGCTGTCGAAGAAGGCGAAACATGGATGACCCCCCTTGTCCGGTACCTGGAGGCCGACATTCTCCCGGAAGATCGCAACAAGGCCAGGAAAATTAAGAAGCAAGCCGCGAGGTATTGTATATCACAGGAGAAGCTGTACCGGAGATCCTTCTCTGGCCCGTACCTAAGGTGTGTCACACCTCGAGAAGCTGCTAGAATCTTTGTAGaactacatgaaggagattgtgGAACCAACTCTAGCGGAAAGAGCCTTGTGCTCAGAGCCAGAAAGGCGGGTTACTACTTGCCCACGATGGCCGCCGACGCAGACAAACAAGCAAAACACTGCGACAAGTGTCAGAGGCACTCTCCCGTCTCAAAGCTTCCCCCAAAGAACCTCAAGTCCATAAGCTCACCATGGCCCTTCAGAAAGTGGGGCATGGACATTGTAGGGAAATTCCCTATGGTGCCGGGGCAGAAGGTCTTCCTTCTGATAGTCACTGACTACTTCTCCAAATGGGTTAAAGTAGAAGCACTCAGCAGCATAACAAACCTCCAGATCTACAAATTCCTATGGACCTACGTAATTACTCTCTTTGGGGTCCCCCGAATAGACAACCGATACCGGGAGCCTCGCCACATTCCTTGA